In Chlamydia gallinacea 08-1274/3, the sequence GAGGACGAGAAAAGGGCATTGCCTGAGTTTCAAACTTATGAAAGGCTTTGCCCATAGATACATGGCCATACACAGCAAATTTCTTTTCTTCGGTACCTAAAATAATCCCTGCATAATGGCAAAAACTAACTAATTTATAAAAGTTAAGCAAAACCAAATGAGAATCCTGCAACAACTCTCTGTCTCTATTCATCGTGTTCCGGTATTCTTTTTACTAATCTGACCGTTGGCATAACCCAACCATACTTCAACATTCTCTATAACAAACCCGACCTCAATAATACCATGAATTTGTAACAATTGTAACAAAGCCTCTTCGGGATGAGGATAAGAACTGGGTGTATGGATGTCATAAATATAATTGCCATTGTTCGTAATAAATACCTTCCCCCCCGGTTCTTTCCGTAAATTACCGAAATATCCCTCGGACTTTAAAGCTCGAATAATTGTTTCTTTACCAAAAGGACTGATCTCTAGGGGAACTCCAAATTTTCCTAAAACATCTACGTTTTTACTTTCATCTGCAAGAATAATGCGCTGCCGACCTGCTTGA encodes:
- the rpiA gene encoding ribose 5-phosphate isomerase A, which codes for MVDPYLSIKKRLAYEAAALVMSGMIVGLGSGSTSREFIRAVAKRRHHEDLDIRAIASSKDSYFLATSLGIPMLNDEEFTDVDLVVDGADEVDQQLRMIKGGGGAVFREKILLQAGRQRIILADESKNVDVLGKFGVPLEISPFGKETIIRALKSEGYFGNLRKEPGGKVFITNNGNYIYDIHTPSSYPHPEEALLQLLQIHGIIEVGFVIENVEVWLGYANGQISKKNTGTR